A stretch of Penaeus vannamei isolate JL-2024 chromosome 18, ASM4276789v1, whole genome shotgun sequence DNA encodes these proteins:
- the LOC113818060 gene encoding protein charybde has protein sequence MLSILRPSTYKAPLASLDNDFYDFREMQDEAAAMLLAKHIWKLLKKAKHRIYQMPGCEGGASGVSVLVPADFLNRLARDVVRMTEGEMNGVRGCTLHIEYSDGEELVKIGKIKCDPHLPSSCFLYLRLTRSAGPPKNTNPLLRILGYGNDSIIYISPGYLLEKKRAKVVR, from the exons ATGCTGTCGATATTGCGACCCAGCACCTACAAGGCTCCGCTGGCCTCCCTCGACAATG ATTTCTATGACTTCCGGGAGATGCAGGATGAAGCCGCCGCGATGCTGTTGGCGAAGCACATCTGGAAACTCCTGAAGAAAGCGAAGCACCGGATCTATCAG ATGCCGGGCTGCGAGGGCGGGGCGAGCGGCGTGTCAGTATTGGTGCCAGCGGACTTTCTCAACCGTCTGGCGCGGGATGTGGTCAGGATGACGGAGGGGGAGATGAATGGTGTCAG AGGCTGCACGCTCCACATCGAATACAGCGACGGAGAAGAACTGGTTAAGATCGGGAAGATCAAGTGCGATCCTCACTTGCCTTCTTCTTGCTTCCTTTACCTGAGACTTACCCGATCTGCAGGGCCTCCCAAGAACACAAACCCCCTTCTAAG AATTCTCGGCTACGGCAATGACAGCATCATCTACATTAGCCCGGGGTACTTGC
- the LOC113818068 gene encoding uncharacterized protein — translation MGYKLLALMCVMACAWAQAPETSEASTTTTPVPILRQVNEVNEDGTYTYGFEAADGTFKLETRDEEGNVKGKYGFLNEFGELKTVEYSAGNETGFLPTSDLLPKSVPVPAIPAVPTVPQQQVSNPIAPQLPQLASLPLLPRPQQFRIVPQATQRPINIELDGFSEDRNEDGFVDGSPEEAAKGNPVVPSVTSFLPAGTSSLPAVPAVQPLPQPQLIPQQIPQGFNTFVPGQPQLTAQQIQQQQQFLAGQQRLVPQQFAAPLPAPQQFVPQQFPAQTFLPQQFPGQPLVPQQAVVQRAFPQQFIPRPFAQFQQLRPVAPPRPVITKA, via the exons ATGGGGTACAAGCTT TTGGCACTGATGTGTGTGATGGCTTGCGCTTGGGCACAGGCGCCCGAGACCAGCGaagccagcaccaccaccacacccgTCCCCATCCTGCGGCAGGTCAACGAAGTCAACGAGGACGGAACTTACACCTACGGCTTCGAGGCCGCCGACGGAACCTTCAAGCTGGAGACCCGCGACGAAGAAGGCAACGTCAAGGGCAAGTATGGGTTCCTGAATGAGTTCGGAGAGCTCAAGACCGTCGAGTACAGCGCCGGGAACGAAACCGGTTTCTTGCCGACGTCTGACCTTCTGCCCAAGTCTGTTCCTGTGCCGGCGATCCCCGCTGTTCCCACGGTGCCGCAGCAACAGGTATCGAACCCCATTGCCCCTCAACTTCCACAGttggcttccctccctctcctccccagacCCCAACAGTTCAGAATTGTGCCTCAAGCAACTCAGCGCCCCATCAACATCGAACTCGACGGCTTCTCAGAAGACAGAAATGAAGACGGTTTCGTCGACGGCTCTCCCGAGGAAGCCGCGAAGGGCAATCCTGTGGTACCCTCAGTAACTTCTTTCCTTCCAGCTGGCACCTCTTCCCTCCCAGCCGTGCCAGCCGTGCAGCCACTTCCTCAGCCACAGCTGATCCCACAGCAGATCCCTCAAGGCTTTAACACATTCGTCCCCGGGCAGCCTCAGTTGACTGCTCAGCAGATCCAGCAACAGCAGCAATTCCTAGCTGGCCAACAGAGACTCGTGCCACAGCAGTTTGCAGCTCCTCTGCCTGCCCCACAACAATTTGTTCCTCAGCAGTTCCCCGCACAGACCTTCCTCCCCCAACAGTTCCCTGGACAACCCTTAGTGCCTCAGCAGGCTGTTGTTCAGCGGGCATTTCCTCAGCAGTTCATTCCCCGGCCCTTTGCTCAGTTCCAGCAGCTCAGACCTGTAGCCCCGCCACGGCCCGTGATTACCAAGGCTTAA